Genomic DNA from Mycobacterium stomatepiae:
GATCCGATTCCGGGCTGGCGCAAACCAATTGCGTTGGCCGGGTGGGGCATCCTGATCGCGATTCTGATCGCGCTGATCGTCTGGGGCATCATCCAGCTCGCGCAGGGCACCCCACCGCAGGAACCGGTCACCGGAACCACCCCCGTGACCGCGACCACCACACCAGCCCGGCCGTCGGGCACCTCGAGCGTGCCACCGCCGGCACCGAGCGAGCAGACAACCACCACGTCTCCAGACCCTCCAACGGCGTCCACCGAGGACTCGCTGCCGTCGGCCAGCATCACCACGCCGACCACGCCATCAAGCGAGGCGTACCCGCTGCCCCAATTGCCGTCGGTGATCACGCTGCCCGCGCTGCCGGGGCTGCCGACCGAGATCACGCTGCCACCCGGTCTGTGAAAACGGCTCCCACCTAGACTCGCGGCAACCCACAGCCACATTTACGACAAAGCACAGAGGTATGCCAGATGTCCGAGTCGCTCGGGTTGTCCATCGGGATGGCCAATCTGGTCGCTGCCCGCGCGGGGGGCGACGCGGTGATGCGCAGATCCGTGCTTACCCTGTTTGACCAGCGGACATCGGAAGTCGGCCTGCCGGAGGAAGGTGCGAACCCAGCCGAATCCGGCCTGGTGATGCGCGGATTCGTCGAACGGGTCGGCGACCGAACTCCGCTGGTGGCGGCCGACGGCACGAAATACCTCGGTGATGCGCTGACGGTCGAAGCGCTCGAGGCGATGGCCCGCACCGTCGACTACGGGACGCCGGTCACGATCGCGGTCCCCGCCTATTGGTCGCCGGAGCAGTCCGCGGCGCTGCGCGAGGAATTCTTCGCCCAGCCGGGCCTGGCTCCCGGCGGCGTTCCGCCGACGCTGATCTCCGACGCCACCGCCGCGCTCACCGCGCTGCGGGCTGAACCGGACTTTCCGACCGACGGCATCATCGCGTTGTGCGACTTCGGCGCCGGCGGCACCACCGTCACGCTGAGCGACGCCGGGTCCGACTTCGCGCAGATCGGCCCGTCGGTGCGCTACCGCGAATTCTCCGGCGACGGGATCGACCAGCTCATCCTCGACCGCATGCGCGACAGCGTTCCGAGCGACAGCTCCGGCGGCGTGGCCAGCACGACGCGGATGGGGTCGTTGGCCCGGCTGCTCGACCAATACCGCACCGCGAAGGAAACCCTGTCGACTGCGACAGTCACCACGGTCCCGGCGGTCACCGGCGAGGATGTCGAACTGTCCCGCAACGAATTCGAGGAGCTGCTCTCCGGACCGCTGGACGAATTCCTCACCGGCGTCGAAAATATCTTGCGGCACAACGAGATTTCGGCGTCGAACCTGGCCGTGGTGGCCACTGTCGGCGGCGGTGCCGCTATCCCGCTGCTCGCCACCCGCCTTTCCGAACGCCTCGGTGTTCCGGTGCGCACCGCCCCGCAGCCCGCGTTCACCGCCGCACTCGGCGCGGCCGCCTTCGGACAGCAACACCCGGCGGCGAGCGCGGTGCCGACTCCGCCCGTCGAGGGTGCCACGCAATTGGCGCCGGCCGTGCCGGCCGACATGACGCAAGCCATCCCCGGCGCCCGGATCGAAGAAGAGGGGCCCCTGGCCTGGTCGGAGGACGAAGACGAGGAAGATCCCGTCCCCTACACCGGCCCCGAGCGCAGTGGCCAATATGTCCGAGACGCAATGGGTTTCGAGTACGCAGACGACGATCCCTACGCTGCCCCGCCGCCATGGTACAAGCGCACCGCCGTCGTCTTGAGCCTTGCCGCTGCTGCCGCGGCCATCATGATCGCCATTATTCTGGCGCTGACTCTGGGCGAGGAGAACCCCAGCCCGGTGCAGCCGTCACCGAGTCACCCGACG
This window encodes:
- a CDS encoding Hsp70 family protein, which translates into the protein MSESLGLSIGMANLVAARAGGDAVMRRSVLTLFDQRTSEVGLPEEGANPAESGLVMRGFVERVGDRTPLVAADGTKYLGDALTVEALEAMARTVDYGTPVTIAVPAYWSPEQSAALREEFFAQPGLAPGGVPPTLISDATAALTALRAEPDFPTDGIIALCDFGAGGTTVTLSDAGSDFAQIGPSVRYREFSGDGIDQLILDRMRDSVPSDSSGGVASTTRMGSLARLLDQYRTAKETLSTATVTTVPAVTGEDVELSRNEFEELLSGPLDEFLTGVENILRHNEISASNLAVVATVGGGAAIPLLATRLSERLGVPVRTAPQPAFTAALGAAAFGQQHPAASAVPTPPVEGATQLAPAVPADMTQAIPGARIEEEGPLAWSEDEDEEDPVPYTGPERSGQYVRDAMGFEYADDDPYAAPPPWYKRTAVVLSLAAAAAAIMIAIILALTLGEENPSPVQPSPSHPTAPPPEQTVTVTESTETVTAPPPPPPSTTTTTTEAPVTTTEVPPTTTYQPAPTTTVPPPPTTTFTPPPPPTERERPHWPWRRY
- a CDS encoding oligopeptide transporter substrate-binding protein, which encodes MARHAPADYFVDDDPTVYIHYGDDDHDGAEPDPNDPIPGWRKPIALAGWGILIAILIALIVWGIIQLAQGTPPQEPVTGTTPVTATTTPARPSGTSSVPPPAPSEQTTTTSPDPPTASTEDSLPSASITTPTTPSSEAYPLPQLPSVITLPALPGLPTEITLPPGL